A genomic segment from Pseudobacteriovorax antillogorgiicola encodes:
- a CDS encoding sensor histidine kinase produces MIVKSPINNGITRVLRDYFLRIGKWSLIFQLTTFTLIYGFLSLKDVIDRSSFLSSSSEKSLALMVATGDLFQIRNLLSSFQNDFTTNISLFSSNKAIIFSSGEAQDFLQSNYSLRLSRNGIILVSNKILVYNEKIVGYLQLRNRIDLVKWFFPCLIIVFANFAIFVFGLGRIKSITDDLSDDVKGLSNILQYKNLNLEYVSKFDEIIWLRRKISDLLLEIESKNELAKELAKKEAISQTVRMLAHDLSSPISIIEQTLKKVSPDQRVLRSLRKIQFMIEGFKKDEHQIIRRIETDYSYIESLESEIFAYAQDQNVNFNFEKQHEIASYILDIDPLKVERAIINLARNAIEAATERVSVVIGVANDRDLEIVVSDDGPGLGNASIEDVIKIGFTSKKTNGTGLGLTYVKKIADQHEGILSYHRSEDMSVFKLVLINSARKDCNEYPLVEEAPKMSDNQEDRCVFANDPKICVFTSNSKFKDDLRRELESTKTPLDCFYGDFDPEAHSILLTDDEDLLCQTFGTTIQMTLDLKRDMKDIIFGLKLRKKAALERIKIGEK; encoded by the coding sequence GTGATAGTTAAAAGTCCCATAAATAATGGTATAACAAGAGTCTTGCGGGACTACTTTCTAAGGATTGGCAAGTGGTCTCTTATATTTCAACTGACCACATTCACCCTTATCTATGGCTTTCTTTCACTAAAAGACGTCATAGATCGCTCTTCGTTTCTGTCCTCAAGTAGTGAAAAATCTCTGGCGTTGATGGTTGCCACAGGAGATCTATTTCAAATCAGAAATCTCCTATCGTCTTTTCAGAATGACTTCACCACGAATATTTCGCTTTTCAGCAGCAACAAGGCAATCATATTTAGCTCAGGAGAAGCTCAAGATTTCTTACAATCGAACTACAGTTTGAGACTCTCAAGAAACGGCATTATATTAGTTAGCAACAAGATCCTTGTTTACAATGAAAAGATTGTTGGCTATCTCCAGCTTAGAAATCGAATTGATTTAGTGAAGTGGTTTTTCCCTTGCTTGATAATCGTGTTTGCGAACTTTGCTATTTTTGTATTTGGACTTGGCAGAATCAAATCGATTACGGATGATCTTAGTGACGATGTTAAAGGCCTATCAAACATTCTTCAATACAAAAACCTGAACTTAGAGTATGTCTCCAAGTTCGATGAGATCATTTGGCTCCGCAGAAAAATTTCGGATCTTCTTTTAGAGATTGAAAGTAAAAACGAACTTGCAAAAGAGCTAGCCAAGAAAGAAGCGATATCTCAAACCGTAAGAATGCTTGCCCACGATTTGAGTAGTCCGATTTCTATTATTGAGCAGACGTTGAAAAAAGTATCTCCTGATCAACGAGTTCTACGATCTCTGCGAAAAATTCAATTCATGATAGAAGGCTTCAAAAAGGATGAGCACCAGATCATTCGGAGAATTGAAACCGACTACAGCTATATTGAGTCCCTAGAATCAGAAATTTTTGCTTATGCGCAAGACCAAAACGTTAATTTCAATTTTGAAAAGCAGCATGAAATAGCCAGCTATATTCTGGACATCGATCCGCTTAAAGTCGAACGAGCGATTATCAACCTTGCTCGAAATGCTATCGAAGCAGCTACGGAGAGGGTTTCAGTAGTGATCGGAGTCGCTAACGACAGAGATCTAGAGATTGTAGTCAGTGACGATGGCCCAGGCCTAGGAAATGCAAGTATCGAGGACGTCATAAAAATCGGATTCACCTCAAAAAAAACTAATGGAACTGGTCTAGGTCTAACCTATGTCAAAAAAATAGCTGACCAACATGAAGGCATACTCAGTTATCACCGATCCGAGGATATGTCAGTTTTTAAACTAGTCTTGATCAACTCTGCGAGGAAAGATTGTAATGAATACCCATTGGTTGAGGAAGCCCCAAAAATGAGTGACAATCAGGAAGATCGATGCGTCTTCGCAAACGATCCGAAAATATGTGTTTTTACCTCAAACTCGAAATTCAAGGATGACTTGCGGCGAGAGCTTGAATCTACCAAGACACCATTGGATTGTTTCTATGGTGACTTCGACCCTGAAGCCCATTCAATCTTACTTACAGATGATGAAGATCTTCTATGCCAGACATTTGGAACAACCATTCAGATGACTTTGGATTTGAAAAGGGATATGAAAGATATCATTTTTGGTCTGAAGCTACGTAAGAAGGCAGCCTTAGAGAGGATTAAAATTGGAGAAAAGTAA
- a CDS encoding replication-associated recombination protein A, giving the protein MQSNETPLPEQIRPLEFHQLLGQEHIWASGKPLRSLVESDSFSSLILWGPPGTGKTTLACLIGRHSNRELVLMSATEHGVKAIREQLHRSEIRRNHGERSLLLFMDEIHRLSKSQQDVLLPALEKGTIKFIGATTENPSFEVNQAILSRSMVFALQRLSEEALQNIIRRAMDEPSSPHQGRCLDQDVIEALARSADGDGRQALNLVQAILSAVPPGSSVSLEQAKPYLGQILQKYDKNSDQHYDTISAFIKSIRASQVDAAVYYLARMIEAGEDPMFIARRLVIAASEDVGNANPTALLMATSGLQAVHQIGYPEARIILSQVTTYLASSPKSNRSYLAIGSAQEDARRGSLPIPLHLRNAPSKLMKEFGYGKGYIYAHDHPQAASELDYLPPELRHKSYYNPLDVGTERQLKENLKRLNGKKAWEND; this is encoded by the coding sequence ATGCAATCCAATGAGACGCCTTTGCCAGAACAGATTAGACCCTTAGAATTTCATCAACTTCTGGGTCAGGAACACATCTGGGCTTCAGGCAAGCCTCTCAGAAGCCTGGTAGAATCGGATAGCTTCAGCTCACTGATCCTCTGGGGGCCTCCCGGCACAGGGAAAACAACCCTTGCCTGCTTGATTGGTCGCCATTCCAATCGGGAGCTAGTTTTGATGTCTGCTACGGAGCATGGAGTTAAGGCCATTCGAGAGCAGCTTCACCGCTCTGAAATCAGACGCAATCATGGTGAACGATCGTTGCTGTTATTTATGGATGAGATCCACCGCCTGAGCAAGTCTCAACAAGATGTTCTTTTGCCTGCCTTAGAAAAGGGCACGATTAAATTCATCGGAGCAACCACAGAAAACCCTTCATTTGAAGTGAACCAAGCGATCCTTTCGCGAAGCATGGTTTTCGCCTTGCAGCGATTGAGCGAGGAAGCCCTCCAGAACATCATCAGACGAGCTATGGACGAACCATCATCCCCCCATCAAGGCCGCTGCCTTGACCAAGATGTCATCGAAGCATTAGCTCGATCTGCTGATGGTGATGGACGGCAAGCTTTGAACTTGGTGCAGGCTATTCTAAGCGCGGTGCCACCCGGTTCAAGCGTATCCTTAGAGCAGGCCAAACCCTATCTCGGTCAGATCTTACAAAAATATGATAAGAATTCAGACCAGCACTACGATACGATTTCAGCCTTTATCAAAAGTATTCGAGCGAGTCAGGTGGATGCCGCAGTTTATTACTTGGCCCGTATGATCGAAGCCGGTGAAGACCCTATGTTTATCGCCCGCCGCCTTGTAATTGCAGCTAGTGAAGATGTCGGCAACGCCAACCCTACTGCTTTACTCATGGCAACCAGCGGCTTGCAAGCTGTTCATCAGATCGGCTACCCAGAAGCACGAATTATCCTTTCTCAGGTAACCACATATTTGGCCTCATCTCCAAAATCCAATCGCTCTTATCTAGCGATCGGCTCAGCACAAGAGGATGCCCGGCGAGGATCGTTACCGATTCCCCTACATCTGCGAAATGCGCCGAGTAAGCTGATGAAAGAGTTTGGCTATGGCAAGGGCTACATCTATGCTCACGACCACCCCCAAGCTGCATCAGAACTGGACTACCTCCCCCCAGAACTACGCCACAAAAGCTACTACAACCCGCTGGACGTGGGCACGGAGCGTCAGTTGAAGGAAAATCTCAAGCGTTTGAACGGCAAAAAAGCTTGGGAGAACGACTAA
- the mnmA gene encoding tRNA 2-thiouridine(34) synthase MnmA, which yields MKAAVLVSGGVDSSVALQLLKQSGKYDLTAFYLKIWLEDEFQFLGECPWEEDLKYAKAVCDQAGVPLEVVSLQTAYWDKVVSHTVEELKEGRTPSPDILCNQRVKFGAFCDFIDDSYHIASGHYAQVERQGGMSWLLKGNDPIKDQTYFLSRLSQEQLARCLFPVGQYPKAEVRALAQKYDLVNQSRKDSQGICFLGKIKYSEFVKAHLGEKQGLIMDADTNEAVGEHKGFWFHTIGQRKGLGLSGGPWFVVRKDCANNIVYVSKNKLDDERPQTEFSVGSVHWISSPPEPLDQLSVKLRHGEKTIPCTIDLADSRGVVQLDEPDAGIAPGQYAVFYRGEVCLGSGMIL from the coding sequence ATGAAAGCAGCCGTACTGGTTTCTGGTGGAGTCGATAGTTCCGTTGCATTACAGCTACTTAAACAGTCAGGAAAGTACGACCTCACAGCCTTTTATCTGAAAATTTGGTTGGAAGATGAGTTCCAATTCCTTGGTGAATGCCCGTGGGAAGAGGATTTGAAATACGCAAAAGCTGTTTGTGATCAGGCTGGCGTTCCTCTCGAAGTGGTTTCGCTACAAACTGCTTACTGGGACAAGGTGGTGAGTCATACCGTCGAGGAGCTTAAGGAGGGGCGCACCCCAAGTCCCGATATTCTTTGTAATCAGAGGGTTAAGTTTGGGGCCTTCTGCGACTTTATCGATGACAGCTACCACATTGCCTCAGGTCACTATGCGCAGGTCGAAAGGCAAGGGGGTATGTCTTGGCTTTTAAAGGGTAACGACCCCATCAAGGATCAAACCTACTTTCTTTCCAGGCTAAGTCAGGAGCAGCTTGCCCGCTGTCTCTTTCCCGTGGGGCAGTATCCGAAAGCTGAAGTGAGAGCCTTGGCTCAGAAATACGACCTTGTCAATCAAAGCAGGAAAGACAGTCAGGGAATTTGCTTCTTAGGCAAAATAAAATATAGCGAGTTTGTGAAGGCCCACCTTGGCGAAAAGCAGGGCCTGATCATGGACGCTGATACCAATGAAGCTGTCGGTGAACATAAGGGCTTTTGGTTTCACACCATTGGCCAGAGAAAAGGCCTTGGGCTGAGTGGTGGACCTTGGTTTGTGGTCAGAAAAGACTGTGCTAATAATATTGTATACGTGTCAAAGAACAAGCTTGATGATGAACGTCCACAGACAGAGTTTTCAGTAGGTAGCGTTCATTGGATCTCAAGCCCTCCTGAGCCTCTTGACCAGCTCTCTGTTAAGCTCCGTCATGGCGAAAAAACTATTCCATGCACCATAGACCTTGCGGACAGTCGCGGGGTGGTGCAGCTAGACGAGCCAGATGCTGGGATTGCTCCAGGGCAGTATGCAGTGTTTTATAGGGGTGAGGTTTGCCTCGGCTCGGGGATGATTCTTTAG
- a CDS encoding HAD family hydrolase, with product MEIKAVIFDFDGVIAETEGVHRLAWIALAEDLSRPLPEGFLDRGIGSTMDKLAWELYEFWEGAVDLQEIHDEKANHFRRLLAETKDVLVGGVIEAFQTFHQMGLPMGIATSSPRREIEPLLETHAVKDLFQSIVTLDCVDNPKPHPEAYLRSVANLKQQPENCLVFEDSILGTTAARAAGTNVVGVLTSFPREKLEPLIDAIDHFHQLPQVLKKLRME from the coding sequence TTGGAAATTAAGGCCGTTATATTCGATTTTGATGGAGTGATTGCCGAAACCGAGGGAGTCCATCGACTTGCTTGGATCGCGCTTGCTGAAGATCTGAGTCGGCCGTTGCCTGAAGGATTTCTCGACCGCGGAATTGGCAGCACCATGGACAAGCTTGCCTGGGAACTCTATGAGTTTTGGGAAGGTGCCGTCGATTTGCAAGAGATTCATGATGAGAAAGCCAACCACTTCCGCCGACTGCTTGCAGAAACTAAGGATGTTTTGGTAGGTGGTGTGATTGAAGCCTTTCAGACATTTCATCAGATGGGTTTACCAATGGGCATCGCCACAAGCTCACCGCGGCGCGAGATCGAACCTCTTTTAGAGACTCATGCTGTTAAAGATCTATTCCAAAGCATCGTGACCCTCGACTGTGTTGATAACCCTAAGCCTCACCCAGAGGCTTACTTGCGCTCTGTAGCCAATCTCAAGCAGCAGCCTGAGAACTGCCTGGTGTTTGAAGATTCAATACTGGGTACCACTGCGGCACGGGCTGCGGGAACCAATGTGGTGGGGGTTCTAACCTCATTCCCCCGTGAAAAGCTTGAGCCCCTTATCGATGCTATCGATCACTTTCATCAGTTACCACAGGTTCTAAAAAAACTAAGGATGGAATGA
- the purH gene encoding bifunctional phosphoribosylaminoimidazolecarboxamide formyltransferase/IMP cyclohydrolase gives MSQTSPLALLSVTDKTGVVDFAKNLSQLGFTLLSTGGTAQVLREAGLEVFDAAEYAGSPEIMDGRVKTLHPKIHGGILMDRNNQRHVQEADDHKILPIDLVVVNLYQFAEKAVDQNLTLADAINFIDIGGPTMLRAAAKNYLHVTPVIDPQDYDPVISELKAGGLQNQTRISLAHKVFSHISSYDRMIASYYEGALKESTAEDLPATIDLKLQRHSLLRYGENPHQSAAFYTFGQAGDGLQNAKVLQGKELSFNNLVDVDAAVAMVADLQDYTAVTVIKHTNPCGAAASRSLSVKEVFQKAFDADSKSAFGGIVACNREIDGATAEVMSGIFLECIAAPSFSSAAKEIFARKKNLRLLEVPLLKRHTQDKALQIKSVQGGILVQDLDQVLPSNRDAWTTVSKTSAEGQGDDLAFAMTICKHVKSNAIVYVKDLTTVAVGAGQMSRIDAAQFAAQKAQEEGRTLQGSVLASDAFFPFRDTVDFAASQGVKAIIQPGGSKRDQESIDACDEHDIAMVFTGKRHFKH, from the coding sequence ATGTCTCAAACATCCCCTTTGGCCCTTCTGTCCGTCACCGATAAAACTGGAGTCGTTGACTTTGCCAAAAACCTGAGCCAACTCGGATTCACTCTGCTATCCACTGGCGGAACCGCACAGGTCTTGCGAGAAGCGGGACTTGAAGTATTCGATGCTGCGGAATACGCTGGCAGCCCTGAAATCATGGACGGTAGGGTCAAGACTCTGCACCCAAAGATTCACGGCGGCATCCTTATGGACCGCAACAATCAACGCCATGTTCAAGAGGCGGACGATCACAAAATTCTCCCCATTGATTTGGTTGTGGTCAACCTCTATCAATTTGCTGAAAAAGCAGTCGATCAAAACCTCACACTGGCAGATGCCATTAATTTTATCGACATCGGTGGCCCAACGATGCTTCGAGCAGCAGCGAAGAACTATCTTCATGTGACTCCCGTGATCGATCCACAAGACTACGATCCCGTTATATCCGAATTGAAAGCCGGTGGTCTGCAAAATCAAACAAGAATTTCCCTAGCTCATAAAGTCTTTTCGCATATTTCCAGTTACGATCGCATGATCGCTTCTTATTACGAAGGAGCTCTTAAGGAGTCTACTGCTGAAGATTTACCTGCAACAATCGATCTCAAGTTGCAGAGGCATTCTCTTCTCCGTTACGGAGAGAACCCACACCAAAGCGCAGCTTTCTATACTTTTGGTCAAGCTGGTGATGGCTTGCAGAATGCCAAAGTCTTGCAAGGCAAGGAGCTATCCTTTAATAATCTTGTTGATGTGGATGCCGCCGTTGCGATGGTTGCCGACCTTCAAGACTACACAGCAGTGACCGTTATCAAACATACTAACCCATGCGGCGCTGCAGCCAGTCGCAGCCTTTCGGTGAAAGAGGTATTTCAAAAGGCCTTTGACGCCGACTCAAAGTCAGCCTTCGGTGGGATCGTTGCTTGCAACCGCGAGATCGATGGCGCAACCGCCGAAGTGATGTCGGGAATTTTCTTAGAATGTATCGCTGCACCATCATTCAGCTCTGCTGCTAAGGAAATTTTTGCCAGGAAGAAAAATCTGAGGCTGCTAGAAGTTCCTCTCCTGAAGCGCCACACCCAAGATAAGGCCCTACAGATAAAATCTGTTCAGGGAGGAATTTTAGTTCAAGATCTCGACCAAGTTTTACCCAGCAACCGTGATGCCTGGACCACAGTAAGCAAAACTTCAGCAGAGGGCCAAGGCGATGATCTAGCCTTCGCCATGACAATCTGTAAGCATGTGAAATCCAACGCAATTGTTTACGTTAAAGACTTGACAACTGTTGCTGTCGGAGCAGGCCAGATGTCGCGAATCGATGCCGCTCAGTTTGCAGCACAAAAAGCTCAGGAAGAAGGCAGAACCTTACAAGGCTCCGTTTTAGCGAGCGATGCATTTTTTCCGTTCCGAGACACCGTTGATTTTGCTGCTAGCCAGGGCGTCAAGGCCATCATCCAGCCTGGAGGATCGAAACGAGACCAAGAATCCATCGATGCTTGCGATGAGCATGATATCGCTATGGTTTTCACGGGAAAACGGCACTTCAAGCACTAA
- a CDS encoding PhoH family protein: MKKVFILDTNVLLSNPLCIYKFDDNDVVIPISVIEEVDTFKKDMSDIGRNAREVSRILDKLRDRGTLSSGISIFEDRDDSGQLFVYLGHNMEILPELLADSTDNHILAIALTLQKQFGDSRRVSVITKDTNLRIKADAFGLVAEDFAADKVDISHFYTGVTYITVTPEVINNFYAQREVRLDEYNLYPNQFVVLEDESDTSQKVFGIFDGDQKVVKMIEPRTEGVWGIYSRNLEQAMALEVLLDDKIRLVTISGEAGTGKTLMAIAAGLTKTTDEDQYQKLLVSRPIFPLGRDIGYLPGDLDEKLNPWMQPIFDNLELLLGGGSSSRSKRLSKSYEELINQGMLAIEPLTYIRGRSLPSQYFVVDEAQNLTPHEIKTILTRAGEGTKIVLTGDPYQIDNPYIDSQSNGLTYVIERFRTEAIAGHITLKRGERSQLASKAAKLL, from the coding sequence ATGAAAAAGGTCTTCATTCTGGATACTAATGTCCTTTTGAGCAATCCCCTATGTATCTACAAATTTGATGATAACGATGTGGTGATTCCTATATCGGTGATCGAAGAAGTAGATACCTTTAAAAAGGACATGAGTGATATCGGCAGAAATGCACGTGAAGTCTCAAGGATTCTCGACAAGCTCCGTGATCGTGGAACTCTATCTTCTGGAATTTCTATTTTTGAAGATCGCGATGACTCCGGGCAGCTCTTTGTCTACTTGGGTCATAATATGGAAATCCTTCCAGAGCTGCTAGCCGATAGCACGGATAATCACATTCTGGCTATAGCACTCACATTACAAAAACAATTTGGGGACAGCCGCCGGGTGTCTGTGATTACAAAAGACACCAACCTTAGAATCAAGGCAGATGCATTTGGGCTAGTGGCCGAGGACTTTGCTGCAGATAAAGTCGATATTTCTCACTTTTACACCGGCGTTACTTATATCACGGTCACGCCCGAGGTGATCAATAATTTCTACGCCCAGCGGGAAGTGCGCTTGGATGAGTACAACTTGTATCCGAACCAGTTTGTGGTTCTTGAGGATGAGTCCGATACAAGTCAGAAAGTCTTTGGTATCTTTGATGGTGATCAGAAAGTTGTGAAGATGATCGAACCGCGTACCGAAGGTGTGTGGGGCATCTATTCGCGCAATCTGGAACAAGCCATGGCCTTAGAAGTGTTGCTTGATGACAAGATTCGCTTGGTCACTATCAGCGGCGAAGCAGGAACCGGTAAAACACTGATGGCTATCGCGGCTGGTCTGACCAAAACTACCGATGAAGACCAGTATCAGAAGCTATTGGTATCCCGTCCAATCTTCCCTCTTGGGCGCGATATTGGCTATTTGCCAGGGGATTTAGATGAAAAGCTGAATCCGTGGATGCAACCTATATTCGACAATCTTGAGCTTCTCCTTGGTGGAGGGTCGTCCAGTCGATCGAAGCGTTTGTCAAAAAGCTACGAGGAGCTGATCAATCAGGGGATGCTCGCGATCGAGCCACTCACCTATATCCGCGGTCGATCCTTGCCCTCCCAGTACTTTGTTGTGGATGAGGCTCAGAACTTGACCCCTCACGAAATCAAGACGATTCTCACACGAGCGGGAGAAGGCACTAAGATCGTTCTCACGGGAGATCCTTATCAGATTGATAATCCTTACATTGATTCACAAAGCAATGGTCTGACGTATGTTATTGAAAGGTTTCGAACTGAGGCCATAGCAGGACATATTACTTTGAAGCGAGGTGAACGAAGTCAACTCGCCTCGAAGGCTGCTAAGTTATTGTAG
- a CDS encoding sigma-54-dependent transcriptional regulator, with amino-acid sequence MEKSNFLVVDDNKYELTDTLSKIVASGHEAKGVLTVKDAMASLRQKRYTFLLTDIHLTESDELKPRGLDLLQDVKCLFPNVLPLAMSKDPDVAIFDRAIAYGALQFIKKPVKNWDEIQIAVSLARSRKALQGSNSSLTRNHQIPEDLRAKYPDGIVLRDSTRNKIKALSQNRDIPLVLSGETGTGKEEVAMLLHRERVVLEGDIPFVAVNCSHFRSDLAQSQLFGHQKGAFTGANDTTVGLVGQANGGILFLDEIHYLPKTSQRDLLRVLNDGHYQRVGSTETLHSRFQLVAATTSSLDDAVAKGLIILDLASRLMGAQIELSPLRERREDLKDLIAIFFAKRKKEISESQLEDISAKCGEYYWQGNIRMLFQILKVMIMEAEFSNEPVSSKHLPDLKLMRDPAGIVTHSGSDLDRIGQRVASGDLSYEEALNNCDKRILEHVVRKTNTIADAISLLDISRSAFDSRRKKYDLQI; translated from the coding sequence TTGGAGAAAAGTAACTTTCTAGTTGTAGATGACAATAAGTACGAGCTAACTGATACTCTTTCAAAGATTGTCGCTTCTGGACATGAAGCAAAGGGCGTTCTTACTGTCAAAGACGCAATGGCAAGTTTGCGACAGAAGCGATATACCTTTCTTCTGACTGATATCCACTTGACTGAGAGTGATGAACTGAAGCCTAGAGGCTTGGATTTACTCCAGGATGTGAAGTGCTTATTCCCTAATGTACTGCCGCTTGCAATGTCGAAAGACCCCGATGTTGCCATATTCGATAGAGCAATAGCTTATGGCGCACTTCAGTTCATTAAAAAGCCAGTCAAAAATTGGGACGAGATACAGATAGCGGTTAGCCTAGCCCGAAGCCGTAAAGCACTTCAAGGCTCGAACAGTAGTCTCACGAGAAACCATCAAATACCGGAAGATTTAAGGGCAAAATATCCAGATGGAATCGTACTGCGAGACTCTACGCGGAACAAAATCAAAGCCCTTTCTCAAAATCGTGATATCCCTCTTGTTCTTAGTGGCGAAACTGGAACTGGGAAAGAAGAAGTTGCGATGCTGCTACACAGAGAAAGGGTTGTGTTAGAGGGGGATATCCCATTTGTTGCTGTCAACTGTTCTCACTTCCGTTCTGATCTCGCTCAGTCTCAGCTATTTGGCCACCAGAAGGGCGCTTTTACCGGTGCAAACGATACTACCGTTGGTTTGGTCGGACAAGCCAACGGAGGTATTTTGTTTCTCGATGAAATCCACTATTTGCCAAAGACGAGTCAACGGGATCTACTAAGAGTCCTAAACGATGGCCACTATCAGCGGGTAGGCTCTACCGAAACACTTCATTCTCGATTTCAGCTTGTTGCAGCAACTACTTCTAGTCTCGATGATGCTGTCGCTAAGGGGCTTATTATACTGGATCTTGCTTCAAGACTGATGGGAGCCCAAATTGAACTGTCCCCACTTAGAGAGAGACGAGAGGATTTGAAAGATCTGATCGCTATTTTCTTTGCAAAAAGAAAAAAGGAGATATCTGAGAGCCAGCTAGAGGATATTTCAGCGAAGTGTGGCGAGTATTATTGGCAAGGAAATATAAGAATGCTTTTCCAGATACTAAAGGTCATGATCATGGAAGCAGAGTTTTCAAACGAACCTGTTAGTAGCAAGCACCTTCCAGACCTAAAATTGATGCGAGATCCTGCGGGTATTGTCACTCATAGTGGATCGGATTTAGATAGGATTGGGCAACGTGTCGCTAGCGGAGATTTAAGTTACGAAGAGGCCTTAAATAACTGTGACAAGCGTATTCTTGAGCACGTTGTCCGAAAAACGAATACTATAGCTGATGCTATTAGTCTTTTGGATATCAGTCGGTCGGCGTTCGACTCAAGACGTAAAAAATACGACTTACAGATATAG